A stretch of DNA from Catenulispora acidiphila DSM 44928:
TGAGCCCCAACGAAAGCCGCGCCTCAATAGCCGCCCGCTGCCCCCGAACCTCCGCCACCATGCGAGACAACGTCACCCCCGTAGCCGCCATCGACCCACTCACCACCATGCCCCCCACCGGCACAACAACCCGCGGCGTGCTCTGAATGACGCCGAACACCATCAGCACCCCCATAGTCACCGCCGCCGCGATAGCCACAGCAGCAGTGGCGACATACCGAGAGTGCCTCAGCCCCCTGCCCCGCCGCCCCGCAACCTGACCAGCGATGACCACCATGACGGCCAACCACGCGAAGCCACCCGGCAGTCCCGCATGCTCGAAGAGGAAGAGCAACACGGCGCCAACCAGAAAGAGCTGAACCCCCGCCCGCACAGCAGCAACAACAACTTCACGAGCCAGCCCAAGCCGCTGCCGCCACGCAATAAGCACCGCAACACCGACAAGGCTCACCGACAGCGCGACGCCGGTCCACTCGGGCACCGCGGGACTGCTCATGCCGCGATCTTAGGGGGCTGGTGCGACATGGTTCGGCGACCGGCGACCGGCGACCGGCGACCGGCGACTGGCGACTGGCGACCGGCGACCGGCGACTGGCGACTGGCGACTGGCGACTGG
This window harbors:
- a CDS encoding ABC transporter permease, whose protein sequence is MSSPAVPEWTGVALSVSLVGVAVLIAWRQRLGLAREVVVAAVRAGVQLFLVGAVLLFLFEHAGLPGGFAWLAVMVVIAGQVAGRRGRGLRHSRYVATAAVAIAAAVTMGVLMVFGVIQSTPRVVVPVGGMVVSGSMAATGVTLSRMVAEVRGQRAAIEARLSLGLSATAAFAPHRRELLRTALIPTLDSTKVVGLISLPGAMTGLILAGVSPEVAIRYQIVVMYMLLAAALMAALAAAELGQRMLFTPAHQLR